The Prionailurus viverrinus isolate Anna chromosome B4, UM_Priviv_1.0, whole genome shotgun sequence genome has a window encoding:
- the RERG gene encoding ras-related and estrogen-regulated growth inhibitor, whose product MAKSAEVKLAIFGRAGVGKSALVVRFLTKRFIWEYDPTLESTYRHQANIDDEVVTMEILDTAGQEDTIQREGHMRWGEGFVLVYDITDRGSFEEVLPLKNILDEVKKPKNVTLILVGNKADLDHSRQVSTEEGEKLATELACAFYECSACTGEGNITEIFYELCREVRRRRMVQGKTRRRSSTTHVKQAINKMLTKISS is encoded by the exons CTCTTGTAGTGAGATTCCTGACCAAGCGCTTCATCTGGGAATATGATCCCACTCTTG AATCAACCTACCGACACCAAGCAAACATTGATGATGAAGTTGTTACCATGGAGATACTAGATACTGCTGGTCAG GAAGACACCATTCAGAGGGAAGGACACATGCGTTGGGGAGAAGGCTTTGTGCTGGTTTATGACATTACTGACCGAGGAAGTTTTGAGGAAGTGCTGCCACTTAAGAACATCCTGGATGAGGTCAAGAAGCCCAAGAATGTGACACTCATCTTGGTTGGAAACAAAGCTGACTTGGACCACTCCAGACAGGTTAGTACAGAAGAAGGGGAGAAGCTGGCCACCGAACTGGCATGTGCTTTTTATGAGTGTTCTGCCTGCACTGGAGAAGGGAACATCACCGAGATATTCTATGAGCTGTGTCGAGAGGTGCGTCGCAGGAGGATGGTCCAGGGCAAGACGAGGCGACGCAGCTCCACCACGCATGTCAAGCAAGCCATTAACAAGATGCTCACCAAAATCAGTAGTTAA